In Tachypleus tridentatus isolate NWPU-2018 chromosome 7, ASM421037v1, whole genome shotgun sequence, a genomic segment contains:
- the LOC143255798 gene encoding uncharacterized protein LOC143255798: MAKHIKIISFFLLVEAVTCQRFPSPFSALALLERQQANVPGYYPFGIKTLFQIPEKLHLDEEGKSEFDENSSSHTGGLLPQTIVKDSSKGERELDAHKKPSQQEIALSPRAPFAGPQSSENVNGESSLFPVSENDNSHGKTRIHIKDQSHVEYLDGLNQQPGDSARVLPRHQHADINNYKLYLPQQQSILPTVEEHKSEVLPFSGHLPEGKKELYVSGKDPHHSLHYDSSFDSKENGNSPNINSAAVSHSKEYQSFLNHQSSDQHHSPHSSDQQLYTTFNPDENNYYSHPVTSDQRTYPDLAPGSHHSYLHPNLNNHQFYSLSEPRAQRFHSGSSFGNQHPSSLSDSTDQRVHPHSDPNILNRYSNQYGQPDSKEHISHVIPIQKEPYYSNPVNRGHRHSDFTDLHPYQQTDLSAYPQPKTNPLYNHDSLTNKFPKESSYDNPLPNYRNFQELPKSRYEVSNIHSTDQIDKGSHNSNILSKTAERDNSVHKHTSNFPNIPLTPFQSRLSDKRPEQNYDYSTLSESSSLKSNKPNINIPQDEYNENKSNYPYEHQIDISPPTAPEITGSYYSSEPVVNNLKKENAYHTGSLHSEQVPSLKQSLPTSLEYNRAEKVHHNENFNSKEQFSSKYDPNHNPSLTSVYPSHRPLFERDQNQQLWSLKLKNDRSNNEHNTVANHDNSPSLAINKEITEPIKTENGDDSYQDNEENNKNHPHLSASSGPQYILQPQPAALIASPAFAQDPVSPLKSSYIPYSKIPKKTTSVPEVVTVPISPVNNKIFLSTSNNRSSADNGQKSFQTLHPVSDVVNKETHLDWAVKMDTYRYDMETWPECAKTSSTYCLEDSEYPSEVIRYAIDKERHVLNRLLAEIKHQSATLLLMDQPKNMKNIHTSIVTMHHQMELII; this comes from the exons ATGGCCAAACACATAAAG ataataagtttttttttgttggtgGAAGCAGTAACTTGCCAGAGGTTTCCTAGCCCATTCTCAGCTTTAGCCTTACTAGAACGTCAGCAAGCTAATGTCCCTGGTTATTACCCATTTGGTATAAAGACATTATTTCAAATCCCAGAAAAACTGCACCTAGATGAAGAGGGGAAGAGTGAATTTGATGAAAATAGTTCAAGTCATACTGGCGGTTTATTACCACAGACAATTGTGAAGGATTCTTCAAAAGGAGAAAGAGAGTTAGATGCACATAAAAAACCGTCGCAGCAAGAGATTGCTTTATCACCTCGTGCACCTTTCGCTGGTCCCCAATCTTCTGAAAATGTCAATGGCGAGTCATCTCTTTTTCCAGTATCTGAAAACGATAATAGCCATGGAAAAACACGGATTCATATTAAAGATCAAAGTCACGTGGAATATCTTGATGGCCTAAATCAGCAACCTGGTGACTCAGCCAGAGTGCTACCTAGACACCAACACGCTGACATAAACAATTATAAGCTTTACCTTCCACAGCAACAGTCAATACTTCCCACTGTTGAAGAGCACAAGAGTGAAGTCCTTCCTTTCTCAGGTCATCTACCAGAAGGCAAAAAAGAACTCTATGTTAGTGGAAAAGATCCACATCATAGTCTTCATTATGATTCAAGTTTTGATTCTAAAGAAAATGGGAATTCTCCTAACATTAATTCTGCAGCTGTTAGTCACTCGAAAGAATACCAATCATTTCTTAACCATCAGTCGAGTGACCAACACCATTCTCCTCATTCCAGTGACCAGCAACTTTATACTACTTTCAATCCAGATGAGAATAATTATTATTCCCATCCTGTCACTAGTGATCAAAGAACATATCCTGATTTAGCACCAGGTAGTCACCATTCTTACTTGCATCCAAACCTTAATAATCATCAGTTTTATTCTCTTTCTGAACCAAGAGCCCAACGTTTTCATTCTGGTTCTAGCTTTGGTAACCAACATCCTAGTTCCCTCTCTGATTCAACTGATCAACGTGTTCACCCTCATTCAGACCCAAACATCCTAAATCGTTATTCTAACCAGTATGGCCAACCTGATTCAAAAGAGCATATTTCACATGTAATACCTATTCAAAAAGAACCTTACTATTCAAATCCTGTTAATAGGGGCCACCGTCATTCTGACTTCACAGACTTGCATCCTTATCAACAAACTGATCTAAGTGCTTACCCTCAACCTAAAACCAATCCCTTGTATAATCACGATAGTCTGACTAATAAATTTCCAAAAGAATCATCCTATGATAATCCTTTACCTAACTATAGAAATTTTCAAGAACTTCCTAAATCACGATATGAAGTGTCAAATATACACTCTACTGACCAGATTGATAAAGGTTCACATAATTCTAATATCCTTTCAAAAACTGCTGAAAGAGATAATTCTGTACACAAACATACCTCTAATTTTCCTAATATTCCTCTGACACCTTTCCAATCCAGACTAAGTGATAAGCGTCCAGAACAAAATTACGATTACAGTACTCTTTCAGAAAGTTCAAGCCTGAAGTCAAATAAACCTAATATAAATATACCACAAGATGagtacaatgaaaataaatcaaattatccATATGAACATCAAATAGATATCTCACCACCTACAGCTCCTGAAATCACTGGCAGCTATTACAGTTCGGAACCTGTGGTGAATaatcttaaaaaagaaaatgccTACCACACAGGCAGTTTGCATTCTGAGCAGGTACCATCTTTGAAACAAAGTTTGCCCACTTCATTAGAATACAATAGAGCTGAGAAAGTACACCATAATGAGAATTTTAATTCTAAAGAACAGTTTTCATCTAAATATGACCCAAACCACAATCCTTCGCTCACAAGTGTTTATCCTTCTCATAGACCACTATTTGAACGTGATCAAAATCAGCAGCTATGGTCATTGAAACTAAAAAATGACAGATCAAACAATGAGCACAATACAGTAGCAAACCATGATAACAGCCCATCTCTTGCTATTAATAAAGAGATTACTGAaccaattaaaacagaaaatggagaTGATTCATATCAAGATaatgaagaaaacaataaaaatcatcCCCATCTGTCTGCCAGTTCTGGCCCACAGTATATACTTCAACCACAACCAGCAGCATTGATAGCTAGCCCAGCATTTGCACAGGATCCAGTGAGTCCTCTGAAATCCAGTTACATCCCTTATTCTAAAATTCCCAAGAAAACGACATCTGTTCCAGAAGTGGTGACTGTTCCTATTTCCccagtaaacaataaaatttttttgTCTACATCAAATAATCGTTCAAGTGCTGATAATGGTCAGAAAAGTTTTCAAACATTACACCCTGTTTCTGATGTGGTCAACAAAGAAACACACTTGGATTGGGCAGTAAAAATGGATACATATAGATACGACATGGAAACATGGCCAGAATGCGCCAAAACCAGTAGTACGTACTGTTTGGAGGACTCTGAATACCCAAG TGAAGTAATCAGGTACGCCATTGATAAAGAGAGGCATGTATTGAATCGGCTGTTGGCTGAGATTAAACACCAGTCGGCTACACTGCTTTTGATGGACCAAccgaaaaacatgaaaaatatacataCGAGCATCGTCACTATGCACCACCAAATGGAACTGATTATTTAA